Sequence from the Rhizobium etli CFN 42 genome:
GATGACGTCGATACCGGCTTCCTCCATGAGGCGGTCGAGCTTGGCCGTATCGAACGGCGCCACAGTGGGCTGCCTTGCTTGCCCTGCATTGTCGTTCATTGTCTTTCCTCCCAGGATATGGATGTCCGCCTCAGAGGCCCTGCGGCAGCAGGCGGAAGTCCGGCAAATCGCGAAGCGCAAGCTCCGGCCCCACCGGTGAGTAGACCACGAAGAGGAGCATAGGCCCACCGCCAGTGTTCTTGGTCGAATGAAAGCGACTTTCGGGAATATAGATTGTGCAGCCGCTAGCCACCCGCCGCGTCATCGGATTACCGTTCTCGTCCTCGACCATCTGCTCGCCCTCACCTGAAATCACGAAGATGATTTCCTCTGCGCCCGGATGATTGTGGCGGGAATGGCCCTCGCCACATGGCAGTTCGACGACGCCTCCAGAAAAGCGGCTGGAGCCGTTGACCTCGGGCGCCACTGTCAGCGACAGCTTGCCCCAGTCAAAACCGAA
This genomic interval carries:
- a CDS encoding cupin domain-containing protein → MEKNKYFIYPQDVSAFGFDWGKLSLTVAPEVNGSSRFSGGVVELPCGEGHSRHNHPGAEEIIFVISGEGEQMVEDENGNPMTRRVASGCTIYIPESRFHSTKNTGGGPMLLFVVYSPVGPELALRDLPDFRLLPQGL